One window of the Camelina sativa cultivar DH55 chromosome 1, Cs, whole genome shotgun sequence genome contains the following:
- the LOC104784989 gene encoding ubiquitin-conjugating enzyme E2 19 isoform X1, translating to MATVNGYTGNTPAATTPVATGSKQPAPPTKTVDSQSVLKRLQSELMGLMMGGDPGISAFPEEDNIFCWKGTITGSKDTVFEGTEYRLSLSFSNDYPFKAPKVKFETCCFHPNVDLYGNICLDILQDKWSSAYDVRTILLSIQSLLGEPNISSPLNSQAAQLWSNQEGYRKMVEKLYKPLNA from the exons ATGGCGACGGTAAATGGGTACACAGGAAATACTCCGGCGGCGACTACGCCGGTAGCCACCGGATCAAAGCAACCTGCTCCTCCGACTAAGACCGTCGATAGCCAATCCGTTCTCAAAAG GCTGCAGTCTGAACTAATGGGTTTGATG ATGGGAGGTGATCCTGGGATATCGGCTTTTCCAGAGGAAGACAACATATTCTGCTGGAAAGGAACCATCACAGGGAGTAAAGACACTGTGTTTGAAGGAACTGAGTACAGACTTTCGCTCTCTTTCTCAAACGATTATCCTTTTAAAGCTCCCAAAGTGAAGTTTGAGACGTGTTGCTTCCACCCCAATGTGGATCTCTATGGCAATATTTGCTTGGACATTCTTCAG GATAAATGGTCTTCTGCTTATGATGTGAGGACGATATTACTCTCAATTCAGAGCCTTCTTGGAG AACCGAACATCAGCTCACCGTTGAACAGTCAAGCAGCTCAGCTTTGGAGCAATCAAGAAG GGTATAGGAAGATGGTGGAGAAGCTCTACAAGCCTTTAAACGCATAA
- the LOC104784989 gene encoding ubiquitin-conjugating enzyme E2 19 isoform X2 yields MGLMMGGDPGISAFPEEDNIFCWKGTITGSKDTVFEGTEYRLSLSFSNDYPFKAPKVKFETCCFHPNVDLYGNICLDILQDKWSSAYDVRTILLSIQSLLGEPNISSPLNSQAAQLWSNQEGYRKMVEKLYKPLNA; encoded by the exons ATGGGTTTGATG ATGGGAGGTGATCCTGGGATATCGGCTTTTCCAGAGGAAGACAACATATTCTGCTGGAAAGGAACCATCACAGGGAGTAAAGACACTGTGTTTGAAGGAACTGAGTACAGACTTTCGCTCTCTTTCTCAAACGATTATCCTTTTAAAGCTCCCAAAGTGAAGTTTGAGACGTGTTGCTTCCACCCCAATGTGGATCTCTATGGCAATATTTGCTTGGACATTCTTCAG GATAAATGGTCTTCTGCTTATGATGTGAGGACGATATTACTCTCAATTCAGAGCCTTCTTGGAG AACCGAACATCAGCTCACCGTTGAACAGTCAAGCAGCTCAGCTTTGGAGCAATCAAGAAG GGTATAGGAAGATGGTGGAGAAGCTCTACAAGCCTTTAAACGCATAA
- the LOC104784968 gene encoding T-complex protein 1 subunit alpha — translation MSISAQNPDISGDRQSGQDVRTQNVMACQAVSNIVKTSLGPVGLDKMLVDDIGDVTITNDGATILRMLEVEHPAAKVLVELAELQDREVGDGTTSVVIVAAELLKRANDLVRNKIHPTSIISGYRLAMRESCKYIEEKLVTKVEKLGKVPLINCAKTSMSSKLISGDSDFFANLVVEAVLSVKMTNQRGEIKYPIKGINILKAHGQSARDSYLLNGYALNTGRAAQGMPLRVSPAKIACLDFNLQKTKMQLGVQVVVNDPRELEKIRQREADMTKERIEKLLKAGANVILTTKGIDDMALKYFVEAGAIAVRRVRKEDMRHVAKATGATLVTTFADMEGEETFDPAHLGSADEVVEERIADDDVILIKGTKTSSAVSLILRGANDYMLDEMERALHDSLCIVKRTLESNTVVAGGGAVESALSVYLEHLATTLGSREQLAIAEFADALLIIPKVLAVNAAKDATELVAKLRAYHHTAQTKADKKHYSSMGLDLVNGTIRNNLEAGVIEPAMSKVKIIQFATEAAITILRIDDMIKLVKDESQGEE, via the exons ATGTCGATCTCCGCTCAAAATCCGGATATTTCCGGCGATAGACAATCCGGCCAAGATGTTCGTACTCAGAACG TGATGGCTTGTCAAGCTGTTTCGAATATAGTTAAGACCTCACTTGGTCCCGTCGGACTCGACAAG atGTTGGTGGATGATATTGGTGATGTGACCATTACAAATGATGGTGCTACTATTCTTAGGATGTTAGAGGTCGAACACCCTGCTGCTAAG GTTCTTGTTGAGTTAGCTGAACTCCAGGACAGAGAAGTTGGTGATGGGACTACATCCGTTGTTATTGTAGCTGCTGAGTTGCTCAAG AGGGCAAATGATTTGGTCAGGAACAAAATACATCCAACATCAATTATCAGTGGATACAGG CTAGCGATGAGAGAATCTTGCAAATACATAGAAGAGAAGCTAGTAACGAAG GTTGAAAAGCTTGGAAAAGTTCCATTGATAAACTGTGCTAAGACCAGCATGTCCTCCAAATTGATCTCTGGAGACAGCGACTTCTTTGCTAATTTG GTTGTGGAAGCCGTTCTGTCAGTAAAGATGACAAATCAACGGGGAGAGATAAAATACCCTATCAAG GGAATTAATATTCTGAAAGCTCATGGACAAAGTGCAAGAGACAGCTATTTGTTGAATGGATATGCACTCAATACTGGTCGTGCTGCCCAAGGGATGCCATTACGGGTGTCCCCAGCAAAGATTGCTTGCCTTGACTTCAATCTTCAGAAGACGAAAATGCAGTTAGGTGTCCAAGTTGTTGTTAACGACCCACGAGAGCTTGAAAAAATCCGTCAAAG AGAAGCTGACATGACGAAAGAGCGAATAGAGAAACTTCTTAAAGCTGGAGCAAATGTAATTCTGACCACGAAGGGTATAGACGACATGGCACTTAAA TATTTTGTAGAGGCAGGAGCTATTGCTGTTAGGCGTGTGCGCAAAGAAGACATGCGCCATGTTGCGAAGGCTACAGGAGCAACCCTG gtCACCACTTTTGCTGACATGGAGGGAGAAGAAACATTTGATCCAGCACACCTTGGATCTGCTGACGAGGTTGTGGAAGAGAGAATCGCAGATGATGATGTTATATTGATAAAAGGAACCAAAACAAGCAGTGCG GTTTCGTTGATCTTAAGAGGTGCAAATGACTACATGCTTGATGAGATGGAGAGAGCACTGCACGACTCTTTATGTATTGTCAAGAGGACCCTTGAGTCCAACACG GTGGTTGCGGGTGGAGGCGCAGTTGAATCAGCACTGTCTGTGTATTTGGAGCACCTTGCTACAACCCTGGGCTCTCGCGAACAATTAGCAATTGCTGAATTTGCTGATGCTCTACTGATTATTCCAAAG GTTCTTGCAGTAAATGCGGCTAAGGATGCAACTGAGTTGGTAGCTAAACTAAGAGCGTACCACCACACCGCACAAACAAAGGCTGATAAGAAGCACTATTCAAG CATGGGTCTTGACCTCGTAAACGGAACCATCCGTAACAATTTGGAAGCAGGAGTTATCGAACCGGCTATGAGCAAAGTGAAAATTATCCAG TTCGCAACAGAGGCAGCCATAACAATTCTGCGAATTGACGACATGATCAAACTGGTGAAGGATGAGAGCCAAGGCGAAGAGTAA
- the LOC104784940 gene encoding protein ASPARTIC PROTEASE IN GUARD CELL 2-like, translating to MLLPLFFFFFFLLSHLHLSSSSSISFPDFQIIDVLQPPLSVTGTLLNDTHFSDDSTSKHTLRLLHRDRFPSVTYRNHHHRLHARMRRDTDRVAALLRRICGKAVSSSSDARYEVDDFGSDVVSGMDQGSGEYFVRIGVGSPPRDQYMVIDSGSDMVWVQCQPCKLCYKQSDPVFDPAKSGSYTGVSCGSSVCDRVGNSGCHSDGCRYEVMYGDGSYTKGTLALETLTFAKTVVRNVAMGCGHRNRGMFIGAAGLLGIGGGSMSFVGQLTGQTGGAFGYCLVSRGTDSTGSLVFGREALPVGASWVPLIRNPQAPSFYYVGLKGLGVGGIRVPLPDGVFDLTETGDGGVVMDTGTAVTRLPTVAYAAFRDGFKSQTANLPRASGVSIFDTCYDLSGFVSVRVPTVSFYFTEGPVLTLPARNFLMPVDDTGTYCFAFAASPTGLSIIGNIQQEGIQVSFDGANGFVGFGPNVC from the coding sequence AtgcttctccctctcttcttcttcttcttcttcctcctctcccatctccatctttcttcttcttcttcaatctctttccCTGATTTTCAAATCATCGACGTTTTACAACCTCCTCTCTCCGTCACCGGAACTCTTCTCAACGACACCCATTTCTCCGACGACTCCACCTCCAAACACACCCTTCGCCTCCTCCACCGCGACAGATTCCCTTCCGTCACTTACCgtaaccaccaccaccgtctccACGCCCGTATGCGAAGAGACACTGACAGAGTCGCCGCCCTTCTCCGCCGCATTTGTGGCAAAGCCgtctcttcctcctccgatGCTAGGTACGAGGTCGACGATTTCGGGTCCGATGTGGTTTCCGGTATGGATCAAGGGAGCGGCGAGTATTTCGTCAGAATCGGCGTCGGAAGCCCGCCGAGAGATCAGTACATGGTCATTGATTCCGGTAGTGATATGGTTTGGGTTCAGTGTCAGCCTTGCAAGCTCTGTTACAAACAATCCGACCCGGTTTTTGACCCGGCTAAATCCGGGTCTTACACAGGAGTCTCTTGCGGCTCTTCCGTCTGTGACCGCGTCGGAAACTCCGGCTGCCACTCCGACGGGTGCCGTTACGAGGTCATGTACGGGGACGGTTCTTACACGAAGGGGACATTGGCTCTCGAAACGCTGACGTTTGCTAAAACGGTGGTTAGAAACGTTGCCATGGGATGTGGCCACCGGAACAGAGGAATGTTTATCGGAGCTGCTGGGCTATTGGGTATTGGAGGCGGTTCAATGTCGTTCGTGGGTCAATTAACCGGTCAAACCGGTGGTGCGTTCGGTTATTGTTTAGTGAGCCGAGGCACCGACTCGACCGGTTCATTAGTATTCGGGCGAGAAGCTTTACCCGTTGGAGCCTCGTGGGTACCGCTGATCCGTAACCCGCAGGCTCCGAGTTTCTACTACGTTGGGCTCAAGGGCCTCGGGGTCGGAGGCATACGGGTTCCTCTACCGGATGGTGTTTTCGACCTGACTGAAACAGGTGACGGTGGTGTGGTTATGGACACGGGAACTGCCGTCACAAGGCTTCCCACGGTGGCTTACGCTGCGTTCCGAGATGGGTTCAAGTCTCAGACCGCCAATTTGCCGCGGGCTTCGGGCGTATCGATATTCGACACGTGTTATGACTTGTCCGGGTTTGTCTCGGTACGAGTCCCGACGGTGTCGTTTTATTTTACGGAAGGTCCGGTTTTGACGTTACCGGCTAGGAATTTTCTGATGCCGGTGGACGATACGGGGACATACTGTTTTGCGTTTGCGGCGTCTCCGACGGGTTTGTCGATAATAGGGAACATACAACAAGAAGGGATTCAAGTATCTTTCGACGGAGCCAATGGATTTGTTGGTTTTGGCCCCAACGTTTGCTAG
- the LOC104784979 gene encoding hexokinase-4-like: MGRFLVTLAAATAVVACSVATMVVRRRMKGRRKWRKVVGILKDLEEACETPLGRLRQMVDAIAVEMQAGLVSEGGSKLKMLLTFVDDLPNGCERGTYYALHLGGSYFRIIRVHLGGQRSTLEVQDIERHSIPTTLMNSTSEVLFDFLASSLQMFIEKEGNMFNLAQPVKRELAFTFSFPVKQTSLSSGVLIKWTKGFAISEMAGEDIAECLQGALNKRGLDIRVAALVNDTVGALSFGHFHDPDTIAAVVFGTGSNACYLERTDAIIKCQNPRTTSGSMVVNMEWGNFWSSRLPRTSYDIELDAESMNSNDMGFEKMIGGMYLGDIVRRVILRMSQESDIFGPISSILSTPFILRTNSVSAMHEDDTPELLEVARILKDLGVSEVPLKVRKLVVKICDVVTRRAARLAAAGIAGILKKVGRDGSGGGRRSDKQIMRRTVVAVEGGLYLNYRMFREYMDEALRDVLGEDVAQHVVVKAMEDGSSIGSALLLASSQSVQTIQSV, from the exons ATGGGTAGGTTTTTGGTGACGTTGGCAGCAGCTACGGCTGTGGTGGCTTGTTCGGTGGCCACAATGGTGGTGAGAAGGAGGATGAAAGGGAGGAGGAAGTGGAGGAAGGTGGTGGGGATACTTAAGGATTTGGAGGAAGCGTGTGAGACTCCCTTGGGAAGGTTGAGGCAGATGGTGGACGCTATAGCTGTGGAGATGCAAGCTGGTTTGGTTTCTGAAGGAGGGTCCAAGCTTAAAATGTTGCTCACTTTTGTTGATGATCTTCCCAATGG GTGCGAGAGGGGAACTTATTATGCACTTCATCTTGGAGGCTCTTACTTTAGGATAATAAGGGTTCATCTGGGTGGCCAAAGATCTACTCTTGAAGTTCAAGATATTGAACGACATTCCATACCAACAACGTTGATGAATAGCACCAGCGAG GTTCTCTTCGACTTTCTCGCATCATCTTTGCAGATGTTTAttgaaaaagaaggaaacatgTTCAATTTAGCACAACCTGTGAAAAGGGAACTTgcatttactttttctttcccAGTCAAGCAAACATCTCTCTCTTCAGGAGTTCTAATTAAGTGGACCAAAGGTTTTGCAATTAGTGAAATG GCTGGGGAAGACATTGCTGAATGTCTACAAGGAGCGTTGAACAAGAGAGGGCTAGATATTCGTGTTGCAGCTCTT GTGAATGATACTGTTGGGGCTCTATCATTTGGACATTTTCACGACCCAGATACAATTGCCGCTGTTGTCTTTGGAACAGGTAGTAATGCTTGTTACCTTGAACGAACTGATGCCATAATCAAGTGTCAAAACCCGCGCACAACTTCTGGAAGCATG GTGGTCAATATGGAGTGGGGAAACTTTTGGTCATCCCGTCTGCCAAGAACATCATATGATATTGAGTTGGATGCAGAGAGTATGAATTCAAATGACATG GGATTTGAGAAGATGATAGGAGGGATGTATCTTGGCGACATTGTCCGCAGAGTAATTCTCCGCATGTCACAAGAGTCCGATATCTTTGGACCTATCTCATCCATTTTATCGACACCTTTCATTCTAAG AACAAATTCTGTCTCAGCAATGCATGAAGATGACACACCCGAGTTACTAGAAGTAGCAAGAATCTTGAAAGATTTAGGG GTATCAGAGGTACCATTGAAGGTGAGGAAACTTGTAGTAAAGATATGTGATGTGGTGACACGTAGAGCGGCCAGGCTAGCAGCAGCAGGAATTGCAGGAATCTTGAAGAAGGTAGGGAGAGATGGGAGcggaggaggaaggagaagcGATAAGCAGATAATGAGAAGAACAGTGGTGGCAGTAGAAGGAGGTCTGTATTTGAATTACAGGATGTTCAGAGAATACATGGACGAAGCTCTGAGAGATGTATTGGGAGAAGATGTAGCTCAACACGTAGTGGTTAAGGCCATGGAAGATGGTTCCAGCATTGGCTCTGCATTGCTATTGGCTTCGTCACAAAGTGTTCAAACCATACAGTCCGTATGA
- the LOC104784931 gene encoding helicase-like transcription factor CHR27: MMDTAIEISSGSDSDDEVIRPVRSPPQTRASPPWLAGRRTFTRMILPTGDSHPRAEITNQASRSGASSDTPRLEVSKPLTLTGNSHAIAEITSQTPRNGASSDTSRPEVSKPLRLTGNSHAMAEHTNQAPRNEALSETSRPGVSKPLTLTGNSHALAEHTNQASRNGASSDTSRPEVSKPLTLTGNIHANAEHTNQASRNGALSETSQPGVSKPFSGNGNTVNSRISNASGADYERLPSQQALKRTLPPSFNPPPIPSRSGSRFSSDYSRPAVSPVRNKSTFGDHYSGGHGEIGIHRGTNGVRILPPSLNHGTSASVSHLAGSSDPVHRFGIDEDRNADNDERLVYQAALQGLNQPMTEIDLHPGTLTVPLMRHQKIALAWMFQKETRSLHCSGGILADDQGLGKTVSTIALILKQKLESQLKSKKSSNQEIEALVLDPDDESDNAKHESGTLVKPKFKVSNNSSVNGALDMEKVKDEEENSSTRAFKWKRPAAGTLIVCPASVVRQWARELEEKVSEESKLSVLVYHGGNRTKDPNELAEYDVVVTTYAIVTNEAPEKPLVDEDENDEKNIENYSISFSKYKKRKATAIANKKSKKRGRKNTDSSSSEPDCGALAKVGWFRIVLDEAQTIKNHRTQVAKACCTLRAKMRWCLSGTPIQNTIDDLFSYFRFLRYDPYAAYKSFYNTIKVPISRNSPHGYKKLQAVLKTIMLRRTKGTLFDGKPIINLPPKKVNLSKVEFSVEERSFYRKLEADSRSQFKAYAAAGTLSQNYANILLMLLRLRQACDHPQLVKGYNSEPVGKVSEEAARRLPRETRMRLINRLLESSSAICYVCDDPPENPVVTLCGHVFCYQCVLDYMNGDEDMCPVPRCRQQLGHDVVFSESSLRNCITEDLGCSSSHDKGVDRSVFLKSEFSSSKIKAVLDILQSLSKQDSPNSAPRGQMPSSSQLQPYDDDDVTIVEPMSLHSSLPSQGAVKTIIFSQWTSMLDLVEVCFLENGIVFRRLDGTMSLAARDTAVKEFSKNPDVKVMLMSLKAGNLGLNMIAACHVILLDLWWNPTTEDQAIDRAHRIGQTRPVTVTRITVKDTVEDRILSLQEEKRKMVASAFGEDNGGSSATRLTVDDLKYLFMV, from the exons TCTCTAAGCCTTTAACACTAACAGGGAATAGTCATGCTATAGCTGAAATTACAAGTCAGACTCCTCGCAATGGTGCCTCAAGTGATACCTCTCGGCCTGAAGTCTCTAAGCCTTTAAGACTAACAGGGAATAGTCATGCTATGGCTGAACATACAAATCAGGCTCCTCGCAATGAAGCCTTGAGTGAAACTTCTCGGCCTGGAGTCTCTAAGCCTTTAACATTAACAGGGAATAGTCATGCTTTGGCTGAACATACAAATCAGGCTTCTCGCAATGGTGCCTCAAGTGATACCTCTCGGCCTGAAGTCTCTAAGCCTTTAACACTAACAGGGAATATCCATGCTAACGCTGAACATACAAATCAGGCTTCTCGCAATGGTGCCTTGAGTGAAACTTCTCAGCCTGGAGTCTCTAAGCCTTTTTCAGGGAATGGGAACACTGTTAACTCGAGAATTTCGAATGCATCTGGTGCTGACTATGAGAGACTGCCGTCTCAGCAAGCTCTTAAAAGAACCCTTCCACCCTCTTTTAATCCTCCTCCCATTCCTTCCAGAAGCGGAAGTCGCTTTAGCTCGGATTATAGTCGTCCAGCTGTGTCACCTGTACGCAATAAGAGTACCTTTGGTGATCATTATAGTGGAGGCCATGGTGAGATAGGAATTCATCGTGGCACCAATGGGGTTAGGATCCTGCCTCCATCTCTGAATCATGGAACGTCTGCTTCTGTTTCTCATCTTGCTGGTTCAAGTGATCCAGTGCACAGGTTTGGCATTGATGAAGATAGGAATGCTGACAACGATGAGAGGCTGGTCTATCAGGCTGCACTACAG GGTTTGAATCAACCCATGACCGAAATCGATCTACATCCTGGTACTCTTACAGTTCCTCTTATGAGGCACCAG AAAATTGCGTTAGCATGGATGTTTCAGAAGGAAACGAGAAGTTTGCATTGTTCAGGAGGGATACTAGCAGATGATCAG GGACTTGGTAAGACGGTCTCCACGATTGCTCTTATTCTAAAGCAAAAGCTTGAGTCACAATTgaagtccaaaaagtcaagcAATCAAGAAATTGAGGCATTGGTCCTGGATCCTGATGATGAGTCAGACAATGCAAAGCATGAAAGTGGTACTCTTGTAAAACCAAAGTTCAAGGTTTCGAACAATT CGAGTGTT AATGGCGCTTTAGATATGGAGAAagtcaaagatgaagaagagaattcTTCAACACGGGCATTTAAGTGGAAGAGACCAGCTGCTGGTACATTAATTGTTTGTCCAGCGAGTGTTGTAAGGCAGTGGGCAAGAGAACTTGAGGAGAAGGTTTCTGAAGAATCCAAACTTTCTGTGTTAGTCTACCATGGTGGAAATAGAACCAAAGATCCTAATGAATTAGCAGAATATGATGTGGTTGTGACAACTTACGCTATTGTTACTAATGAAGCTCCCGAAAAACCTTTGGTCGATGAGGATGAGAACGAtgagaaaaatattgaaaattataGTATTTCCTTCTCCAAGTATAAGAAACGGAAAGCCACGGCGATTGCCAATAAGAAGAGTAAAAAAAGAGGTAGAAAAAACACTGACAGTTCTTCTTCTGAGCCTGATTGCGGGGCTCTAGCAAAAGTTGGGTGGTTCAGAATAGTACTGGATGAAGCTCAGACAATAAAGAATCATAGAACACAAGTGGCAAAAGCCTGTTGCACTCTTCGAGCCAAAATGAGGTGGTGTCTGTCTGGAACACCAATACAAAATACGATTGATGATTTGTTTAGCTATTTCAGGTTTCTTAGATATGATCCATATGCGGCGTACAAGTCATTTTATAATACAATCAAGGTTCCAATTTCCAGAAATTCTCCCCACGGTTACAAGAAGCTTCAAGCTGTTCTAAAGACTATAATGCTGCGCCGCACCAAAG GAACATTGTTTGATggaaaaccaataattaatcTACCTCCAAAGAAAGTTAATTTGAGCAAGGTAGAGTTTTCAGTGGAGGAGCGGTCTTTCTACAGAAAGCTTGAAGCGGATTCTCGTTCACAATTCAAG GCCTATGCTGCTGCGGGAACTTTGAGTCAAAACTATGCAAATATTCTTCTGATGCTTTTGCGACTACGCCAAGCCTGCGACCACCCACAACTTGTTAAAGGATATAACTCGGAACCTGTTGGTAAAGTATcagaagaagcagctagaagacTCCCTAGGGAGACTCGAATGAGACTGATCAATCGCTTATTAGAGTCATCATCTGCCATCTGCTATGTCTGCGAT GATCCACCCGAAAACCCTGTTGTTACGCTATGTGGCCATGTATTTTGCTATCAATGTGTTTTAGATTATATGAATGGCGATGAGGACATGTGCCCTGTTCCGAGATGCAGACAACAGCTTGGGCATGATGTTGTTTTCTCTGAATCTTCTCTTAGAAATTGCATTACTGAAGATTTAGGCTGTAGTTCTTCACATGATAAAGGTGTCGATAGATCAGTTTTTCTAAAAAGCGAGTTCAGTTCATCAAAAATCAAAGCTGTCCTCGATATCCTGCAGTCGCTTTCCAAACAAGACAGTCCAAACTCAGCACCGCGTGGTCAAATGCCTTCTTCCTCACAGCTACAGCCATATGATGACGACGATGTTACCATTGTAGAGCCAATGAGTCTTCACTCATCTTTACCTAGCCAGGGGGCTGTAAAGACGATAATATTTTCTCAGTGGACAAGTATGCTTGACTTGGTTGAGGTGTGTTTTCTTGAAAATGGTATAGTATTCAGAAGATTAGATGGCACAATGAGTCTAGCAGCAAGAGACACGGCCGTTAAAGAATTCAGCAAGAATCCAGAT GTAAAGGTGATGCTGATGTCTCTAAAGGCTGGAAACCTTGGGTTGAATATGATAGCTGCATGTCATGTTATTCTCTTGGATCTTTGGTGGAATCCTACAACCGAAGATCAGGCTATTGATCGTGCACATCGTATTGGACAAACTCGGCCAGTTACTGTAACTCGAATTACTGTAAAAGATACCGTTGAGGATAGAATTTTGTCTCTTCAG gaagagaaaaggaaaatggTTGCATCTGCCTTTGGTGAAGATAATGGTGGAAGCTCTGCAACACGTCTAACAGTAGATGATCTCAAATATCTGTTTATGGTATAG
- the LOC104784949 gene encoding probable protein arginine N-methyltransferase 6, whose product MQSGGDFSNGFHGDHHRELGWEEKQLVGGGLSSSFGRAKRRSIRGGPRDLSDGGANVPRVSDQLDEQKKSLETSESSPSPCTDFDVAYFHSYAHVGIHEEMIKDRARTDAYRDAITHHQSFIQGKVVVDVGCGTGILSIFCAQAGAKRVYAVDASDIAVQAKEVVKANGLSDKVIVLHGRVEDVEIDEEVDVIISEWMGYMLLYESMLGSVITARDRWLKPGGLILPSHATLYMAPVSHSDRYSHSIDFWRNVYGIDMSAMMQLAKQCAFEEPSVESISGENVLTWPGVVKRIDCQTIQIQELDSVTAKYRFKSIMRAPMHGFAFWFDVEFNAPASSPAKNTSESSAASGSSLISPSGEGNQKKRTNRSDALLLSTSPEAPPTHWQQTIVYFYDPIDVEQDQVIEGSVTLSQSKENRRFMNIHLEYSSAGRSFVKESVMR is encoded by the exons atgcaatcTGGCGGCGATTTCAGCAACGGCTTCCACGGCGACCATCACCGTGAGCTTGGATGGGAAGAGAAGCAACTCGTTGGTGGTGGTCTCAGCTCTTCTTTTGGCCGAGCCAAGAGACGTAGTATTCGCGGCGGACCTCGTGACCTTAGTGACGGCGGAGCCAATGTGCCTAGGGTTTCTGACCAGCTTGACGAGCAGAAGAAATCACTGGAGACTTCGgaatcttctccttctccttgtaCTGACTTCGACGTTGCCTATTTCCATTCATATGCTCATGTTGGGATCCACGAAGAGATGATCAAG GATCGAGCAAGGACGGATGCTTATAGGGACGCCATAACGCATCATCAGAGCTTCATTCAAGGCAAG GTTGTGGTGGACGTTGGCTGTGGAACAGGCATCCTTTCGATCTTCTGTGCTCAAGCAGGTGCAAAACGG GTATATGCTGTTGATGCTAGTGATATAGCTGTCCAG GCAAAGGAAGTTGTGAAAGCCAACGGTTTATCCGACAAGGTCATTGTTTTGCATGGGAGAGTGGAG GATGTTGAAATCGACGAGGAGGTTGATGTTATAATTTCAGAGTGGATGGGTTACATGCTCTTGTATGAG AGTATGTTGGGAAGTGTTATTACAGCTAGAGATCGCTGGTTGAAGCCTGGAGGTTTAATTCTCCCATCACATGCAACA TTATACATGGCACCTGTTTCACACTCTGACAGATATAGCCACAGCATTGATTTTTGGCGCAATGTTTATGGAATCGATA TGTCTGCGATGATGCAATTAGCTAAACAGTGTGCGTTTGAAGAACCCAGCGTGGAGTCCATATCAGGCGAGAATGTTCTAACATGGCCAGGAGTG GTTAAACGTATAGACTGTCAAACAATACAAATCCAAGAGCTAGACTCCGTTACTGCAAAATATAGATTCAAGTCAATAATGAGAG CCCCTATGCATGGTTTTGCATTTTGGTTTGATGTTGAATTCAACGCACCGGCCTCTTCGCCTGCCAAGAATACTAGTGAAAGTAGTGCTGCTAGTGGTTCTTCATTGATAAGTCCTTCTGGAGAAGGAAATCAGAAGAAGCGGACTAATCGGAGTGATGCACTCTTGTTGTCCACCTCTCCCGAAGCTCCTCCAACGCATTGGCAGCAA ACGATTGTATATTTCTATGACCCTATAGACGTAGAGCAAGACCAAGTCATTGAAGGTTCCGTGACACTTTCTCAAAGCAAAGAGAACCGGAGATTCATGAACATCCATCTCGAATATTC CTCGGCTGGCCGTTCCTTTGTAAAAGAGTCGGTAATGCGTTAA